AATTCTTTATTTTTCTTTCTTACTTTGTCTACATAAAATGCAGAACTAAAACCAAACCCTAAAGCTAACCATGTAATAAATTCCATTTTCAATCTCCTTTCATTCTCATTTAAAAATTGTTATTTATATCCAGATTATAACACCTCTTATTGAACTAAACTGCTGCGTTAGTAAAAAAGGCTTTACTCCTTATTGAAGTAAAGCACCCGTTAGTTTAAGAAGAAAGATTTTTGATTCGACTCAATAATCAATAGAATTAGCTATTTCAACTAAGTTTTCGGGAGTAACTTTATCTGAAACTCGCTTATCGACACTCAGCATATACTGCCAATTTTCTCTTTCAAAAACAAGCACGTTAAAACCTGAAATAGTCATATAAGTGGCTTCATTCCCATTATTTAATTCAAAGGTTTTTAACACATACTTCTCTCGTTTAGGAATGCCGTACTTAATAGGTCGAACATCAATTTTATAATGATTTTCAGATGATAAATCACTGATAAATTCTACTTCAAATGAGTCATTGGTGTCTCCCTCTAAATCATTAAATCTTCCGAAATGATGAGTGAAGCTTATCGGGGGAACTCTAAGTGGCAGCTTTAGTCTTTGTTTAAAATGTTGTTCAAAATCCTTAGATGCTTCTTCCACAGTCTTATATCCGATTTCAGGATATATTACTTCATAAGGACTGGGCTTATTGTTTGCAGTTGCAAATACGGTCAATAAGAATAACAAACAAAATGAAAGTAGGAATAGGGAAATAGTTCTGGTCATTTTTCTTCACCTCAAAGTATCTTTAGGTGTATTATTCCCAGCTTAATGAAAATTATTTAATTGACATTTCTTGTTGAACTAAACTGCGTACTTTAGTTCAATAAGATAAAATGCTTTACTCCCTCTTGAAGTAAAGCACCCGTTAGTTTAAGTACAAACCTTCACAATCTCTTCATAGTGACCACAAATTAACTGTTTGGCTCAAACATATCATATTGTAAAAAGATTATCTAAAGACTAATTAATCTTGAGATAATGGCACTTCAATAGTCTTAGTAGGTCTATTTATGTCTTGTTCCCATTTTTTTATGACTTCGTCAGTTGATTCTTCTAAATCTGCAACTGTCACTTTAATTTTATTGTCAGTAAGCCACTGAACATTTGTAATAGGCAAATTGTAATTACTAAAATACTTATGATGTAAAGATGGTATTCTAGATTCGCCGCTAAATCCAAGATTGATTATAACTATTCTTTGTTTTGTTTTTTCACTATTAGAAAGTAAAAACATGACATTTTCTTGATTTGGAGAATAGGTGATTTCACTTGTAACAATACCTTCTCCTAAAGGAGCTATTGTACTTGTTTTGCTCTCTAAAGTCAGATACGCACTAGCACAAACAGTTTTTCCACAATCAAATGTTACAAGATATGATGATGAAAATTTATTACTTATCGGTGTATATTTTAAGGTTGATAGTACATCTTCTTGTTTGCCATAGTTATTTTCTATTATGTAATCCAAGAAACCACTATACTCAACGTAGTCAAGTTCCACTATTTCACCACTTGAAGAATTAATCATTGTAATTGAGTCAGGAAGGCTTGCTGAAGAAGTATTAAACCCACTTTTCTCACGAATTACGGAGAAAACAAAAATAAGTGTTGCTGCTAAAACGACTATACCTACTATAGCAGGAACTAATGAATTACTTTTTTTGGATTGAATTGAATGCTGTCGGATTTTTTGAACAACATTTCTCTGTTGTTGTGTCGTATCACCAATTTTCATTTTTAATTGTCTTTTTATTTCATTCATTTATAAATACCTCCCATTCTTGAGTAGACAGCATTTCTTTCAATCGTTCCTTCGCTTTTTTTAGTCGATACTTAATTGTGCTTTCTGAGGTATGTAAAGTATTAGATATGTTTTGTATAGTCAGTTCTTTAAAGTAATATAGAATAATGACTTCTCGAAATTTAATAGGTAAGGATAAGACCGCTTCAGCCACAATCAATTGTTCATCTTGTAGAATAAGTTGACTTTTGGGTCGAATAATCTCAGTAAAAACATTGGTTAATGTTTGTCTCCTGTAATGCCAACTCTTTAAATAATCCTTACATCGATTAATTGCCATTCGTGTTAAGTACGTTTTCAAACTTGATTGTGCTTGAAATTGCTCCGACTTAACCCAATAATTGATAAATACCTCCTGTACAATATCTTCTGCAGTATCCCAATCCTTCACGTAAAGATAGCTAAGCTGAAGTAAATAATCATTATGTTCATAAACAATAGATTGAAACCTATCATCATCTAGTTGGTCCATAAGCATCCCCTTTCTATATATTAGACGATTTAGAATACAGGAAAGTCTAATTTATATTTATAAAAATAAAATTCCAAGCCTTAATCCGTTGGCTTGGAATAAAACTTATGATTAATGTCACAATTGAAAGTGTATTATTTCAGATTCATCGTATATTTGCTACGTTAGTTCAGTAAGAAAAAAGGCTTTACTCCTTCTTGAAGTAAAGCACCCGTTAGTGAAAAGCGTCTCTGTTTAATACACAACCCCACCCGCATAACCATTCTTTGTGGGGTATGTAAAAAGGAATTAACGATTAACGAATATCTACACAATATAACTTGTTCTTATTGTAATACAACTTTTAACGCTAATTGTTCAAAACACTATAACAAATATTTTGACATTCCTATAGAACACATTAACTGTTCTATTTAAAAAATCCCAATTTTTGGATATTATAATTTATTCATCATTATTAATGTGTTAACATTTCTATGAGTATAGCTAACATAAGGGGGTGCTATTATGGTCAAATCATTAAAGGGTCAATTCATTCTTTCATGCTTTACTTCATCGATGTTTACCATTTATATTTTTATGCTGTTCAATACACCAATTCAAATAGATAACGTACAGGTAAATATTTGGATATTTGCCGCATTGGCAGCGGTTTTTAATTTAGGTGTACAATCACAAAGGTATTTTCAATCCAAAAAAACAGCACGGTAATATGGTTGTACAACTACTTTGATGTAATGCTGTTATTTAGTAAAATAAAAGTTAGTTAATAAACAAATGGATCAATGTGGCCAAAATTCAATTTACTTAGCGCTTTTGTTGGTTTGGAATAAAGATTGATTAAAACACAGCTACAAATGCTGATTCTAATAGAAAATCATAGCCCCTATTTTGAACAAAGATTGTTCAAAAAGGGGCTATTTTTTATTCCTGTATAGCGCTTTTTGTAATAAAGATTGATTATTTCGGAAAACGAATATTTAACTAACGCACCCGTTAGTAATATTAAGTAGTGGTTTTTGTACTTTGGTTGTTTGATTTTATCGCAAAATAAGAAGCAATTAAAAATAAAACTCCTCCACCTATCCAACCAATTGTCGGTGCGTAAGTCACAACATTTTTCAACAACATACCCGTAGCAATTAAAAATGCACCTAGAAATCCACTCATCATTGCATAACCTCGATTTTTAGTCATTATTATCACCTCCATTTTTAATTTGTGAATTTTCCTACTTTAATCAAAATAATTTTTCCTTACTCTAATTATAGCCTTTTGAACATTAAAATTAGTTTGTTTTTTCGAAAAAATCAGGTTTTAGTTTTAATAAGCTTATTAAAGTAACCTGCTGCGTTAGTTCAATAAGAAAAAAGAGTTACCTAAACATCCGCACCTTCATAAGGAACAATTACACCTTTAATGAGCTTTAACTATTAAATCATTGCCTGCATCTTTTTTACCTTCATATATTACATTATCCTCATATGACAAATCGAAGTCCGCATTGTAGATGTCCCAAATATCATTATTGTTTGAATGAGTTGCTATAATGTCTAATATTTTCTTAAACTGATTAGTTGCTTCTTCATTTGTAGGAGGCTCTTTGAGGAGAAGCCTAAACTTAATAATTTTTTCCCCGTCAAACGCTGAAACGCATTCAATACCTTCCTTCTTAAATTCCTCCTCTGATTTTGTTAGTGCTTCACCAATATTTATCTTAGGATGTTGGTTACATCCACTTAAAAAGAAAGATAAAAATAAAATAACAAATACAAATTTTGAAGAATTTTTCGTCACTGATAATCTCCTCCATTAAATTTACTCCAGAATTTTGTATTCTACTAAACTCCCTCTATAAACATTGAGATATCAACGGTTTTCATCACTTCGTGATTAAAGAAAAATATTTTTCTCTTCTCTGGCAAACAGAGTCTTGAATTTATAGATTTTATTACCAAGTTGAGCTTACGCTTCGCTAAAACTAATGGAAATCATTAGCTTTTTTCTCCATTATTTCGATGCATAATGGATCTCTGCGATGCTTATGACGACGTACCCTCCCATGTCTCTTAGCGTCAACGTGCTTACATTCCTTCGTTCGGTCTATTCATAAGGCAGAGGCCTGCTAAGCTGCCCCGTTAGTAAAAAGGGCTTTACTCCTTATTGAAGTAAAGCACCCGTTAGTTTAAGTACATTTATTCACAAGCAGATATCTGACTTTACCATGAAACCACATTAAATGGGTTATACTGCACAAACTAACGGTAAAGGAGAGATAATAAATGAAAAAAATATTGCCTTTAGTGACACTTGCTTTTTCTATCTACCGACAAAGCACTCGAAGAACATTTCGGCAAACCGAAGCAGTATTATTGCCAACAGATTCTCAAAATCGAAAAGAAGATAGAACCCTCCCACTTTAATGTCACCGTGCAGTTAATAACATTTGAAGGTGCTCACGATTTTCCATTTGATTTAGTTACTATCACTTTTAGTAATAAAAATAGTATTGAATGGCGAACTATTGATATCAAAAGCAGAACGTTAAAACCAAACGAAATAACTAATATAACTAAGGGGTGCTAGCATTGATGGTGCAGGAATTCTTTGTGATAAAGGCACTATTTCCTTTTCTTATTCAACTAACCTGCGTCTTTAGTTGAATAAGAAAAAATGCTTTACTCCTTCTTAAACTAAAGCACCCGTTAGTTTAAGTACATTTCTTCACAAACTGTTTTATTCACTCTCACTGTTTGAGTTATTAAAAATACTTAGCATCCATGTTAAACCTGCAACAATTTCAATCAAATTGCTACTAAAAACTTTTAGAGACCAACTACCAAATGCGTATAATGGCATAATTAACGAAAAGAGAAAACAAGGAATGGATACGCAAATAAGTAAAGGTAGATTTATTTTTATTGACCATTTTTTTATAAAAATAAGTGAAATGTAGATACCCCATATAAAGTGAATAATAAAGTTAGTCCAATCAATCATATAGAAATGGGAGCTATCTTTAATTTGATTTTTAATATCGAAACTGATGATTGTTAATAAAAACAATCCAATAACCCAAATTAATTTCCATATATAAGTTGACCACTTTTTCATGAACAACACCTCCTTAGCGTTTTTTATAATTGTAAATACGCTCCAAAACGAAAAGAGTTCCAAAATAATCCCCCTATTATCAAGCTAAGTGCCAATAACCTCTTATTAAACTAAACTGCTGCGTTAGTCAAAACACACCCTATGTCTATAATTCTATTAAACTGGCAATAATCCTTTTAATATTACTATTTTAGGGGGAGTAAAATTGTTACTGTCAAAAGCATGGGCTTCGTTTGAAGCTGATAAGCGAATAGAGAGCTTTTCGCCACAAACGTTGAAGGCCTACCGATTACAGTCTTTGCTACTAATTGATTATTTTAAGGATGTAGAGATAGAGTTACTTGATACAAATCAACTGAAAGAATATCTCGCTATATCCGGCAAGCATTTAAAACCAGCTAGCCTTGCACATCGCATTCGTTTTATGAAGTCATTTTTTCGTTGGTTCCACGAAGAAGGGCTACCTGAGTAAGAATCCAACTTCTAAAATCAAAGAACCCAAAGTGGGAAAGCGGATACCTAAATATTTAACCGAACGGGAGATCGAACACCTTCGTGAATCCTGTCATTCACCAATCGAAAAAGCGATTTTTGAATTCATGTTTTCTACCGGTTGTCGAATTGGAGAAGTAGTTGCGTTAGAAAAGAACCATATTAATTGGTCCAATCAATCCGCGATCGTGAGAGGAAAAGGAGATAAGGAAAGGGAAGTTTATTTTAATACACGTTGCGACATATGGCTTAAACGCTATATAGAAAGCCGTAATGATCATAATTCTGCTATTTTTATAACAGCCAGACAGCCACATAAAATGAGTATCGCCCAAATGCGATACATCATCAAGCGGATTTCCAATCGTGCGGAAATTAATAAAGAGATTCATCCACACCAACTTAGACATAGCTATGCAACTCATTTGTTGAATAACGGAGCTCCTATTGAAGTGATACAAAGTCTTATGGGGCATGAGAAAAGTGAAAC
The nucleotide sequence above comes from Psychrobacillus glaciei. Encoded proteins:
- a CDS encoding sigma-70 family RNA polymerase sigma factor; the encoded protein is MDQLDDDRFQSIVYEHNDYLLQLSYLYVKDWDTAEDIVQEVFINYWVKSEQFQAQSSLKTYLTRMAINRCKDYLKSWHYRRQTLTNVFTEIIRPKSQLILQDEQLIVAEAVLSLPIKFREVIILYYFKELTIQNISNTLHTSESTIKYRLKKAKERLKEMLSTQEWEVFINE
- a CDS encoding IolE/MocC family protein, which gives rise to MTKNSSKFVFVILFLSFFLSGCNQHPKINIGEALTKSEEEFKKEGIECVSAFDGEKIIKFRLLLKEPPTNEEATNQFKKILDIIATHSNNNDIWDIYNADFDLSYEDNVIYEGKKDAGNDLIVKAH
- a CDS encoding DUF3888 domain-containing protein; amino-acid sequence: MLFLSTDKALEEHFGKPKQYYCQQILKIEKKIEPSHFNVTVQLITFEGAHDFPFDLVTITFSNKNSIEWRTIDIKSRTLKPNEITNITKGC